The Candidatus Hydrogenedentota bacterium genomic sequence ATTGCCGAGAATATCGCCTACGGGAATCCGCGCGTCGCCCCTGAACGCATCCTTGATGCGGCCCTGGCTGCCAATGCGCACATGTTCATCACGCGCATTCACGATGGCTACGACACGCGCCTGGGCGAGCACGGGTCCGGTTTGTCCGGCGGCGAACGCCAGCGCGTGGCCATTGCGCGCGCCCTGCTCCACAATCCCCGCATCCTGATCCTCGACGAAGCCACGTCGAGCGTGGACACCATTGCCGAGCGCGAGATTCAGAAGGCCCTCGAAGCACTGAGCCTCGGGCGTACAACAATTGCCATCGCCCACCGTCTGAGCACCCTGCGCAATTGTGACCGCATCCTGGTCTTCGAAGAGGGACTGATACGCGAACAGGGAACGCACGAAGAACTCCTCGCACAGAACGGCATCTACAAAAAACTGGTTGAGATCCAGGCACAACTGACCAGCGACCGCGCCACCAGCGTCGACAACCTGAAAGCGGCCGAGGACCTTGAACGGGCTGAAGCCATCAAGCGCGAAACGCCCGCGCCCGTCTCCCAGCAGGAACGAAGCTCCGAGCGGCCACGGCCGGCGGTACCCCGGATTCGCTATCTCGACCCCAAACAGCTCCACCTGTATTCCAAAGACGAAGGTGGCATGCGTGTCGTCTATCGCGACGAGGTATACGACCACGTGCGCGCATACCGCTGCTTCCCCACCTCGTGCCCGAGCGAATTCATCGCGCTCTGGATCGGCGAATCCGCCCTCGAACACAAAGAGATCGGCATGATTCGGCGGCTCAAAGAACTGGCGCCGGGTTCCACCCTCGCCATCGGACACGAACTGACCAAACGATACTTCATCCATTACATCTCCAAGATCCTCTCCATCAAAGAGGACATCGGCTTCCTCACATGGCAGGTTGAAACCGATAAGGGAGAAATGGAGTTCCTGACCAAGAATCACGAACGCCGAACCGTCATCGAAATGGGAAACAACGGACGCATCATCTTCGACCTCGACAACAACCGGTACGAAATCGAAAACCTCGATGCCCTCCCTCCGGCCGACAAGGCCCTGTTCTTCAAGTACGTCTATTGGACGTGACCGCCGTGCCGTGGCACGTATCCAGCGAACGGTCTTACATTGATATGTGTGATGCTATGCGCGCGACATTCCGCCCGCCGGAACTGTCGTCAGAGTTGAGAGGATGGGGAGCCGCTTCGGCATAACCTACTGATTCTCAATGGCTTATCGCAATCCGGAAACCAGCCTACGGCTTCCTTGCGAAATAAGAAAACTATGATATACTACGAATAGGCGGAGTTTTCACGGATCGGGAGGACACACCGGCGAGGGACTCTACTACCCAATCATGATCAGCTTTCCAAGCATTGTGGAGGTTTCACTGCACGCATACAAACCGAAAGGAGTGACTACGACCATGCGAAAGAGGGGTTTCACTCTAATCGAACTACTGGTAGTAATTGCGATTATCGGCATCCTGGCTGCGATTCTGTTGCCCGCGTTGGCTCGCGCCCGCGAATCCGCGCGCCGCGCCAGTTGCGCCAATAACTTAAAGCAGCTTGGGCTCGTATGTAAGATGTACGTAAACGAGTCTAAAGGCGAGAGGTACCCGCCGAATCAATGCTGGCCGTGCAATCCAACGGGCGAATCTTCAGGGAATTTCACCATGGACCTGATGGTGGTATATCCCGAATACCTGACTGACGCCGCCGTGACGCTTTGCCCATCGAACACCCTGGGCACCGACGTCAAGACGGTCTATGTCGAGGCGGATAAATACGCCACAGTTCGGTGTGATCGCGCAGGAAACACCTGTCCCGTGACCATCGGCGAATTCTATCCGTGCGAGGCAGATGACCGGTACACGTCGTATCTCTACCTGGCGCACAATACAGTCTGGCCAGGCATTACGACAGGTATTGATGACGGAGCCCTGGTTGGGATGAGCGTCATGGACGCAATTGGATGGATTATCGCGAACGATCCCGACATTGTGCCCATGTTTGAAGCCTTGTACGGCGCAATTGACGACCCCATTGCCGGAGACAATGACGTGACGCGAACGGCCGATGGTACCGCCGATCTGCCTGAGCCGATCTGGCGCCTGCGCGAAGGCATCGAGCGCTTCCTGATCACGGACATCAACAATCCGGCGGGCAGCGCGCTGGCCCAGAGCAACCTCCCGATCATGGGGGACTGGGTGAGCACCGACATCGGCCAGGAATTCAACCATGTGCCGGGCGGCGCCAACTTCCTTTTCATGGACGGCCACGTGGAATTCATCCGCTATCCGGGCAAATGGCCGGTAAGCCCGCTGATGGCCATACTCCAGAGCGAAGAGGTCGGCAGTGCGTTCTAACCACGCGTGCCGGCGGGTATTCGGAAGGCGCGAGTATCTCGCTCGCGCCTTCTTTGTTTGGCATTGCGCCCTGGCATTGTCCCTATTGGCTCGCTAGTCCCCGGCCCTGTACTGGCAAACCGTCTGGATCAAGCGGCACACGTGCTCGAACGGGGTATGCCGTAGCAGGCCATGGTTCAGATTAAAAATGTGCCCGCGGCATTCTCCGGACTCGATACACGCGCGGGCGGCCGCGGTGATGGTTTCGAGGGGCCCCTCGGCCAACAGTCCGTTGTCGAGATTGCCCTGCACTACCCGGTCTTCCCCCACGATTCGCCGGGCTTCGGCAATCGTCACGGAAGAGGGCAAGCTTAAGATATTGGCGCCGGAAGCATCCAGCAGGCGCAGGTCCCGGATGTCTCGCGCGAACGCAATAGCGGGCACGGTCCCACGCAGCGCCTCGAAGACCCGTTGCTGATAGGGCAATGCGAACTCGCGGTACTGCTGGGCATTCAGCACAGGGGCGGCCGACTCGAACAACTGCACCGCGTCCGCCCCCGCGGCGATCTGCAACTTCAGGTAATCCACCGTTACATTGGCAAGTTTATCGAGCAACGCATGAGCAGATCGAGGATGCCGCGAGAGAAACCGGACGGCCTCGGACGCAGAGTCCCCGAAGCTCTTTCCCTCGAGGAGGAAAGCCGCGAGCGTGAATGGCGCTCCGGCGAACCCCAGCACGGGCATGGCTCCGCCCAGCTCCTTGCGCACCAGCCGGAAGATCTCGGGAATGAACGGCAGCTCCTCCGCCACGTCATAGGTGTGCAGCTCATCGAGGTCCGCGGTGTCTCGCAATGGGGTTTCGAGCATTGGTCCCGGACGAAACACGAACGGCGCTCCCATGGGTCCCAGCGGTGTCAGAATGTCCTGAAAATAGATGATTGCATCCACCCCGATGCGCCTGGGCAGGAGGGAGATGCGGGCAGCCCATTCGGGCTGGCGGAACAGGCGTTCGAGCGGCAGACCGGCTTCGTCCTTGAGCTTGACGTACTCGGGGTCCGTTCTCCCGGCTTGACGCATCAGCCACACGGGAGGCCGCTCGGTCCGTTCTCCTTGAGCCGCCCGCAGGAGAAGATCGTTGCGGTACCGTCCCATCAATCCACCCTGGTTACCACTGAAGTTCGCACGTGACATTGGTTCCCCTCAAAGAGTGTTTCAGTATCACCGCTTGCAGTTCCGCGTCATACAGCCATCCGGTTTCGGCTGTCTGCAGTTCCTGTGAACTGGCGACACGGGCGCCGGCGCCGTCGACGGCACGCGGTTCGGCCACGGGGGCCACGAGCGTGTGGGTAACTGGGGCATACATGTCGCCCAAGGTGAACCGGAGAAGTCTTTCCTCGAGCCGGGCGTCGTTGGTCACAATCGTCGCGGGCGAATTCAGAAACACCGGCGGTTCTCCGCCGCGGTCAATTCTGACACAGCGGATCTCCGGCGATTGGCCTCGCAGACGGAAGCCATTCAAGAGGATATTCTCGGGGTTAATGTCCGCCGGATTGGGGCGGTTCTCAACCATGTTCCACGAGTCCGGGTAACAGCCTTCGCTGGGCCACCCTGTGTACTGCTGCCGCATCGCCGACATGAGGATCCCTTCGGCAATGGCGTCCCAGCTGAAAGAATCGTCGAACTCAGCGAGATCCTGTAAGCCATAGGCATACACCAGCCCGCACCACACAACTGGGAGGCCGATCCACGAGTGGGTGTAGAACGTGGAACCGATCACCGAGATCACGTTGTAACTCATGGTTGGGATGCCGTCGATTCCCCACATGTAGATGAACGGCAGGCCCGTCCAGGCCCAATATCTCGCGTGCTCGAGATGGGACGGGTCGCCCGTGAGACGGTAGGCCTCGCAATAAGCCCGGACCGCGTACCCGGCGGCCAGAATGTCGGGTTGATACATAGGGCATTCCCACATCTGCGCGCCACGGGGCACTTCGTAGCGCTCCATCTGTTTCATGGCATCGAGGGCCTGTGCTGCAAGAGCCGGGTCTCCTGTAAGCCGCGCCGCGCGCAACACGTGCAACGCCGGCGATGCAGCCTGGCCGAGAGTGTGGCCGCCCGGCGGCCCGAGAGCGCCGTGCTTCTCGCTCGCAGGTTCCCAGACCCACAGCCCGTCTTTGCGCGCATTCAGGTGATTGTAGGCGCTCTCTTTCAAACCCTTGAGGGCGTCGGGAAGGTAGCCATACATGAATGGAAACTCGCCACGCATGATATGGCAGCCGGCGCTGGTCCATAAGCCGCGCGGGCCAACTTCATCGAGAGCGCGGCGAGCAACCAAATCTATCCGTCGCTCGATTTCAGTCACGACGTTAGGCGCAACGCCTGAAGCAAGGTCCAGCATCAACGGCACTGCATGGCCGACTGACGGCTCGCTGTTCCATCCCTGGCAATGACTCCAGCCAGGCGGGTTTTCGTGCCACACCGAGCTCAAGTAGGCTTCCCGGCAAAGCGCCTTCTCCTCTTCCCAGTCCCGCGGCGGCGCCCCAGCGCCCGGCAATCCAAACAAGTCGAACCACTGCTGCATGGCTTGAAGTACCAGGCCGCCTGAATGGGGGCCACTGACAATGCTGTCCTGCCCGTACCGTACCCGGTGATCGAGCACAAGCCATGCTTCCAGATGCAGCCGNNNNNNNNNNNNNNNNNNNNNNNNNNNNNNNNNNNNNNNNNNNNNNNNNNNNNNNNNNNNNNNNNNNNNNNNNNNNNNNNNNNNNNNNNNNNNNNNNNNNGGCGGCGCGAGATCGCGTGTCGAGGAAGACGCCTCGTCTCCTTCGAGATACTCGATGCCCGGGAAGATGGCAAAGGACTTTCGCGCTCCGAATGACCGGTCTCCGGCAAGAACCGGCGGCATCGAGAACGCCGCAATCGCGGCATCTTCGGGAGCGATGGTCTCGAGTTCAAGATGGATGCGCGCACTGTCGGCCTCGGCATATGCCATCAGGAGGATGGGCCAGGCCTGGCCTGTCTCGCCCTCGGCGGTGCCATAGATGCAAAGCCAGGTCGATCGGAGAGGATGGATATTACTGATGTGAAGCCGCAATTCTTCGAGCGCGCCATTCTCGTGACGAAGCATCAAACGGCAAAGCGGATACAACGACGCCACACGCCGCCAGCCTCCGCCATCCCATACGTCGGCCATGGCGTACGCGGCGTCGTCTTCGTCGACAACCACGGAGAGCCGCGACCAGGCGTTGGCTACGATAGCGCGGATGTCGCCGTTGCGTTCAACCACGACCACCGGGTCCTCGGTGCGCGATTGCGGAGGCTCGATCTCTTCCGCAAAAACATGTATGCGAAGTTCAGGGCTTGTGGCCAGCAACCAGTCCCCGGGTGATTTCGCCGCGAGACCTTGCCAGACGAGGGCCGTTTCTTCACCCGGCTGAAGTGTCCCCACGGGCAGCGCTTGCGCCGCGCTCGGACCAAGCTCCGCAAGGTCACGGCCCCCCAATGCCTGGAGCTGCGACGTAACGCCGCCGGTGTGCGTGCCACGGCCCGTATTCCTGACCCGTTGAATGATGCTGAAGGGTTTACCAACCGTCACGAGCGGTGAGCTCAGCTCGGTAGAGACAACTTCCACCTCGGGAAGGTACACCCCCGCATAGATATTGCCAAGGGACGCCGCCCCCGCCTCGATATCCATGGCGGGGGGCTGGAAATCATCAAAGGCAAGCGGCAGGAGACGGGTACCCTCACCCAATGCCGCGGACACGCTTCGCGTCCCTGTTCTCAGCACGACTCGGGCGGATTGCTGGCACGCCACCTCGACCAGAGCCAACCCCTTGGCCCCCGCGGGCAGTGCTGAGGCATCCTGGGCAGGGTCCAGCA encodes the following:
- a CDS encoding uroporphyrinogen decarboxylase family protein; the protein is MSRANFSGNQGGLMGRYRNDLLLRAAQGERTERPPVWLMRQAGRTDPEYVKLKDEAGLPLERLFRQPEWAARISLLPRRIGVDAIIYFQDILTPLGPMGAPFVFRPGPMLETPLRDTADLDELHTYDVAEELPFIPEIFRLVRKELGGAMPVLGFAGAPFTLAAFLLEGKSFGDSASEAVRFLSRHPRSAHALLDKLANVTVDYLKLQIAAGADAVQLFESAAPVLNAQQYREFALPYQQRVFEALRGTVPAIAFARDIRDLRLLDASGANILSLPSSVTIAEARRIVGEDRVVQGNLDNGLLAEGPLETITAAARACIESGECRGHIFNLNHGLLRHTPFEHVCRLIQTVCQYRAGD
- a CDS encoding DUF1559 domain-containing protein; translated protein: MRKRGFTLIELLVVIAIIGILAAILLPALARARESARRASCANNLKQLGLVCKMYVNESKGERYPPNQCWPCNPTGESSGNFTMDLMVVYPEYLTDAAVTLCPSNTLGTDVKTVYVEADKYATVRCDRAGNTCPVTIGEFYPCEADDRYTSYLYLAHNTVWPGITTGIDDGALVGMSVMDAIGWIIANDPDIVPMFEALYGAIDDPIAGDNDVTRTADGTADLPEPIWRLREGIERFLITDINNPAGSALAQSNLPIMGDWVSTDIGQEFNHVPGGANFLFMDGHVEFIRYPGKWPVSPLMAILQSEEVGSAF